GCGACGGTGACAAGCCACCTGAGGAGGCCGCCTCGCGCCGGTCACCCCGACGCAGGCGACGCGTTTTCATCAGGAAGTTCATGCCGCGCACCTGTCCCTCCCTGGTGCGCGCCCTCGATGCGTGCCACGAGCAGGTCAGCGCCGACCAACGCGATAGAGGATCCGTTGCGGGAAATCGACTGAGACCGGGTTGGCGAAGGGTAACCGAGCTGTCGGTGGAGCGCCGTGGCGGCGAACAGGGTGGCGGGGCGCCCGCCGGGCTGGGCGAGATACGTGGCCGCCGTCCTCCACCCTCCACGCGGCGCCACTCCCACTCGCGCCACGTCGCGCACCACCGTACAACTCATCCCCAGCATCAGGCCCGAAGCGGCGCCGTCCACTGTTCGGCTGGGTGATGGGTGGGGGGGCGCGGCTCCCAGCAACCGACCATGAAGGCAATCGACTGTCGGGTCGTTTACGTGCAGGCCGCAGGTAGCGCCGCGGCGCCCATCGCGCGACGGCAACGTGCCGCGCCAGGGCGGCCCCCTCGTGCGCGCCGCGCGCCTGACAGCTGCGGCATGCGGCACTTTGTCGTGCATCATCATAACTTTCCCCGTGGCTGGTGGCGTTCATGGCGCGCGTACTGAGCGAACTGCCACGACTACGCGCGAGATCGACCGCGGCCGCTCGTCTCGACACGCCGTCGCCGATCACGGGTCAGCACGGTGACTTCGACGTCAACCGGCGACAGCGAAGGGCGACATGCACCAGTGTCACCTGGGAATCGCGGCTGCCGCCGGTGTCGAGCACCCACAGCCGGGAGGCGACGGGTCCGGCAGCGAAGACGCGCACCTCGCACCCTGCGCGCGCGCCCGCTTCCCCCTGCGCGTCGCGGACCGTCTCCTGCAACGCGGCGGGCGCCGAAGGCGGTACTTCGTTGCCGGAAGAGCGGGTTCGCCCCCTTCACACAGGTGACCCAGGCGAGGGGCGAGATCGAGGTCGCCGTCGCGATCAGGGAAATCGACCCACCACCCGACCGCGCGAGGCCGTTGTCGGCGGCGATCGACGCCAACATCGTTCACATTGGTCTAGAAAACGTTCCGGAAGAAGTGATCCGGGGTGTCACGCTCCCGCGAGGTACGACACCCGAAGAGGTCGAGCCGCCCGTCGTGGTCCACGTCGCCCCACGCCGCACTGGTAGAGTGATGAATCGCCGGCCAGCCCCATCGGCGCGGCGACGTTGGTGAAGCGTCCGCCGTCATCCCGAGTGCAGCGCGTCGGGGCCGTAGTTGGCCACGAAGAGGTCGAAGTCGCCATCGTTGTCGTAGTCGCCGAGCGTGGGGCCGACGCCGCCACGGTCGGCGGGGCGGCCGCGCTCCGGAGACACCTAACGAATCGGCCACGTCGACGGAACCGGCCGCCCACGTTGCGATGGGGGCGTTGGCGTCGCCGTCTGGTTGACGACGAAGGCATCGGAGGTCGCCGTCCTGCTCCCAGTCCCACCAGACGACCCCACCGTCTTGCGCGGGTCGGCGATCCCGAGGCCGGGGGCCACGTCGGTGAAGCGTCCCCCGTCGTGTTGCGATAGAGCGCGTTGGGGCGATCGCGAAAGGCGACGCTGAGGTCGGCAATCACCGTCGTTGTCCGAAATCGATGAACGACGGTTGGCGCGTCGTCCACGATCGCCACGCCGACGGCCGCCGCCACGTCGACGAAGCGCCCGCCGTTTCCGGGATTCCGGTACAACTTTGGCCAGGGCACGGGGGCCTGCGGGGTGAAGCCGACGTAGAGGTCGAGCCGTCCATCGCATCGTAGTCCCCCACGCGGCAGCCTGCGCACCTCCAGCGAGTCGTCGATGCCGAGCGACGCGGCGACATCGACGAAGCCACCGCCGTCGTTGCGATGCAGCCCGCGCCCGCACGCCGCCGCGGAAGCCGACGTAGAGATCGAGATCGCCGTCGTCGTCTGTAGTCGGCCCACGCGTTCGGCTGCCCGCCAGGAGTCGAGAAGAGCGCCGGTTGGACGGGGATGAATACGAGCGGGGCCGAACGCCCGCCACGACCGCCCCCGGCGTCAGGAATGGCCGCAGGATCGGCGGAGCCGGAGCCGACCCTCAGCAGGCGACGAGCGCGGTGAGCACGGCCAGCGCCGCGAGCCGAGCAGCAGAAGGAGAGCGGTTCATCGCCCAAACGTGCCGCCGAGGAAGCCCGGGAGCGAGGGCGCCGCCGGAAGCGCGAGGCGACCACGGGAGGAGTGTGAAACCTACGTGCGCGGCGCACGTAGTCCGTGCATGTCATCGACTCCTGAAGGCGCCGCCCCGGGGGCCCCGCTCCGCCCCGTCGAGTTCGAGATCCTCCTCGCCCTGGCACAGGGCGAGCGGCACAACTACGCCATCATCCGCGAGGTCGAGGAGCGCTCGGAGGGGGCGATCCGGCTGGAGACCGGGACGCTGTACCGGGCGCTCCACCGGCTGGTGCAAGGTGGCATCGTGACGCCCATCGAGCGTCGCGCCACCGATGAGTCGGACGACGAGCGACGGCGCTACTACGCGCTGACGCCGCAGGGGCGACGGGTCGCGGCCGCCGAGGCTGCGCGTTTGGCGCGGCTGGTCGCGGCGGCACAGGCCGCGCAGCTCATTCCGTCGCCGGTGATCCCATGAGCACCGACCGACCGATGCGCCCCGGAAGCCCCGACCGCACCGAACGGTTCGTGCGGGGGCTCTATCGCCTGTTGCGGCGCGCCTACCCGCGCAGCTTCCGCGACGACTTCGGACGCGACATGGACGAGACCTTCGCCGACCAGTGGCGCGCGGCCCGCGCGCGCGGCGAGTGGTCGATGGCGCGCCTCGCGATCGTCACGATGACCGACACGGTCGCCGAGGCGACGCGGGCGCGGATGACCTCCCTCCCCGCCCCTCCGACATGCTGCACCTCCAGGACGTGCGCTACGCCTTTCGCCTCCTCGCACGAAGTCCGCTCTTCACCCTGCTCACGCTCGTGGTCCTGGCCGGGGGGATGGGGGTGACGGTCTTCACCTTCTCGTTCCTGTACACGGCGATGCTGCGCCCGATTCCGCTGAGCGGGGGCGAGCGGATCGTGCGGCTACAGGCGGTCGAGGACGGATCGGTGCGCAGCTTCGACGCGGCCGACTTTGCCCGCATGCGCCCGCAGATCGCGACGCTGAGCGACGTGGGCCTCTGGAACTCACGCGACGTGGTGATGGGGAGCGCCGAGGGTGGTGGGGCGCGGCGGGTGCTCGAGACGACGGCGGTGGAGTGGACGCTGTTCGACGCCACGCGCAACCCGCCCGCGTTAGGCCGGGCGTTCCGCCCGGACGACGAGGCGCCGGGGGCGGCGCCGGTGATCGTGCTCAGTCACCGCACGTGGATCCTCGCCTTCGGCGGTGATTCGACGGTGGTGGGGCGCCGCGTGCTGCTCAACGGCGTGTCGACCGAGGTGGTGGGGGTGATGCCGCCGGGCTACGGCTTTCCCGTCGCGGCCGACTCGTGGGTCCCGTTAGGCTCCGCCGTGCGCGAGGCGACGGAACCCGGGCGGTACGCGGTGAGCGCCTTTGGCCGGCTGGCCGACGGGGCGACGCGCGAGCAGGCGTCGCAGGAGCTGGAAACCCTGCTGCGGCGCGCCCGGAGCGACCGCCCGCCGGTGGCCGCCGACTCGTCAGGCACCCGGCTCGGCGTGCTGGTGCGCTCCTTCCCGATGGCGCAGATGGGCGACGAGGGGCCGTATGTCTTCGGGCTCCTCAACCTGATGGCGGTGCTCATCCTGCTGCTCGCCTGCGTGAACGTCGCCAACCTCCTGCTGGCGCGGGCCAACGAACGCTCGCGCGAGCTGGCCGTGCGGCTGGCGTTAGGCGCGTCGCGCGCCCGGCTGGCGATACAGGCGCTCTGGGAACCGGTCGCGCTCGTCACCATCGGTGGGGGGCTGGCGACGGCGCTGGCCGCGTGGGGGCTCGGGGTCGTGAACCGCTGGGCCCAGCAGCACATGGAGGGGAACCTCGCCTTCTGGTGGGTGTGGGGGATGGACACGCCGACGATCATTGCGGCTGGCGGCTTCATGACGGTGACGATCGCGGCGCTGGGCGGGGTGATGGCGGTGCGGGCCACGAGCACGCGTTTCCATGACGTCCTGCGCGACTCGGGGACACGCGCCGGCGGGCGCGGGGCAGGACGGGCGGCGCGTGCCCTGGTCGTCACGCAGGTGGCGACGGTGACGGTGCTGCTCTTCTTCGGCGTCCTCTCCGGGATCGCCGCGCATCGGTTCGCCAACATGAACCCCGGCTACGACACGACACGCCTCCTGGCGAGCTCGGTCGAACCCGGAGGCGGCGCGCTACGCCACCACCGACGCGCGGCGCGCCCTGTGGACGCGACTCTACGACGGGATGTCGGCCTGGCCGGAGGTGGAGCACGTCGTGGTGCGCGCCCGGCTCCGGGGGAGGGCGACGAGAGCGGGCGCTGGAGTTCGGCGATGGACGCACGCTGGCCGGCGGCGCCACGCCGCGCGCCTGGGTGCAGGGGGTGTTGGGATCGCTGGAAGCGTTAGGCATCGCCACGCTGGAGGGACGCCCCCTCACCCCGGGCGATCGGGACGGGCAGGCGGGGGTGGCGCTGGTGAGCCGCGCCGCAGCCCAGCGCTACTGGCCGGGGAAGTCGCCCGTCGGAGAACGCGTGCGCCTCCCCGGGACCGGCGAGACCGGAGAAGACACATGGCGCACGATCGTCGGCGTGGTCGACGACGTCATGTACGGCGACGAGTTCTCGCGCGACCGCAGCGCGGTGGCGGTGTACGTCCCGCTCACCCAGCACGATGCCGGATGGGTCACGCTCCTCTTCCGCCACCGCGGCGACGCGGCGGCCGCCCAGGCGGCGCTGCACACGACGGTGACCACGGTCGACCCGCAGCTCGTCCCATCGAAGGTGTCGACCTACGACGAGATCCTCGAGAAGTCGGCGCTCATCGCCCGCTCGGTCTCGCGGCTCTTCGCCATCTGCTTCGCCTTCGCCCTGCTGCTCGCGGTGAGCGGGACCTACGGGCTCATGGCCCGGTCGATCGGGATGCGCACCCGCGAGATCGGGGTGCGCCGCGCCCTCGGGGCCTCCGACCGGAGCATCCAACAGCTTCTGCTCGGACAAGGCGGGCGACAGCTGGGGATCGGCGCGGTGGTCGCCCTCCCACTCATGGTCCTCGTCGGGCTGGCCTTCGCCCGTTTCTTCCCCATCGCCCCCTGGCTCGCCCTCTCGACGGGGGTCGGGGTCTCGCTCGCCATCGTCGCCGTGGTGCTCGCGGCCACGTGGATCCCGACGCGGCGGGCGTTGGCGGTCGCGCCGAGGGACGCGCTCTTCCGGGAGTAGCGGCGGGGAGGACCTCCGCCGCCCCCGTCTTTCCATCCCCGCGCTCCCGGCGCGAAAACGTTTGCATTCCCCCCGCGGAGGGATAGCCACGCCCCGGGCAGACCGGTAAAATCGGGCGAGCTTTTCAGGGCGCGAAAAACGTTTTCACGACCTTTACAGCCAGACGTCGTCGAACGCCGCCGATCCCTCCCTCCCGCCCCGCTACATCGCTTCCATGACGTTCCCCCGCAACGCCGGCATCCTCCTCCACCCCACGTCGCTTCCGAGCCCGCATGGCATTGGCGACCTAGGCCCCGAAGCACACGCGTTCCTCGATTTCCTCGCACAGGCGGGGATGAAGATCTGGCAGGTCCTCCCGCTGGGCCCCACCGGGTATGGTGACTCGCCATATCAGTGCTTCTCGGCCTTCGCCGGGAATCCCCTCCTGATTCACTCCCCCGGCGCGGGGGGTGGCTTTCCCGCCAACACCGTCGACTTCGAGCGCGTCATCACGCACAAGGCGGTGCTGCTCAATGCGGCGCTCGACCGCTTCACCCCCGACAACGCGTATCACGCCTTCGTGGAAGGGGCGCGGTGGTGGCTCGATGACTACGCGCTGTTCATGGCCCTCAAGCAAGCGCACGGCGGCGTTTCGTGGACCGATTGGGAGCCGGGCGCGGCCCATCGCGACCCCGCGGCGCTCGCCGTGTACCGAAAGAAGCTGGCCGAGCCGATCGAGCGGATCCGGCGGGGGCAGTACTTCTTCTTCGTGCAGTTTAGGGCGCTGAAGGAGGCGGCCGGCGCTCGCGGAATCCAGCTCATGGGCGACCTCCCGATCTACGTGGCGCACGACTCGGCCGACGTGTGGGCCAACCGGTCGCTCTTCAAGCTCAAGCCGGACGGGCGACTGCTCACGCAGGCCGGCGTCCCCCCCGACTACTTCAGCGCCACCGGGCAGCTGTGGGGGAACCCGATCTACGACTGGGACGCCCTGGCCAAGACCAACTACGAGTGGTGGATCCGCCGCATGCGGGCCGCCTTCGAGCTGTACGACCTGGTGCGCATCGACCACTTCCGCGGCTTCGAGGCGTTCTGGGAGGTGCCGGGTGATGCGACGACGGCCATCAACGGGCGCTGGACGCCGGGCCCCGGGGCAGCGCTCTTCGAGGCGATCGAGCGGGCGCTGGGCCGGCTGCCGATCGTGGCCGAGAACCTGGGGCTGATCACGCCGGCGGTGGAGGCGCTGCGCGAGCGCTTCGGCTTCCCGGGGATGAGCATCCTGCAGTTTGCCTTTGGGGGGGACGGGCAGGCGAAGGAATTCAAGCCGCACAACTTCCCGCGCGAGCGCGTGGTGTACACCGGGACGCACGACAACGACACCACGATGGGGTGGTGGGAGTCGGGGGCCGGGGACTCGACGCGCAGCCTCGAGGAGGTGACGCGCGAGAAGTCCTACGCCAAGCGCTACCTCAACACTGACGGCACCGAGATGCACTGGGTGCTGATGCGGGCGGCGCTCGCCTCGGTGGCCAACACCGTCCTGATTCCGATGCAGGACGTGCTGGGGCTCGGGCGCGAGGCGCGGATGAACCTTCCCGGGCGGCAGGCGGGGAACTGGGGGTTCCGCTTTCGCTGGGCGCAGGTGACCCCGGCCATCACCGCTCGCCTCCGCGAGCTGGTGGATCTCTACGACCGTTAGGCAACCGAGGCCACATGTCCGAGCAGCGCACGAAGTTCTCGACCATCTGGAACATGAGCTTCGGCTTCCTGGGGATCCAGTTTGGCTGGGGACTCCAGATGGCGAACATGAGCGCGATCTACGAGTACCTGGGGGCGAGCGCCGACGAGATCCCGATGTTGTGGCTGGCGGCCCCGCTCACGGGGCTCATCGTGCAGCCGATCATCGGGCACCTGAGCGACCACACCTGGTCGCCGACGCTGGGGCGGCGGCGCCCGTACTTCCTGGTGGGAGCGATCCTGAGCTCGCTGGCGCTGATCGCGATGCCGCAATCGAGCGCCTTGTGGATGGCGGCGGGGCTGCTCTGGATCCTCGACGCCTCGATCAACGTGTCGATGGAGCCGTTCCGCGCCTTCGTCGCCGACCTGTTGCCGCAGCAGGAGCGCACGCGCGGCTTCGCGATGCAGTCGTTCTTCATCGGCGTGGGCGCCGTGCTCGCCTCGGCGATGCCGTGGATGCTGACGAACTGGTTCGGCGTGGCCCCGTCGGCACCCGGGACGATCCCGATCACGGTGAAGCTGTCGTTCTACATCGGTTCGGCGGCGTTCTTCGGCGCGGTGCTGTACACGATCCTCACGACCAAGGAACACCCGCCGGCCGACATGGAGGCGTTCCGCAAGGCCAAGAAGCAGAGCGCGGGGATCGGCGCCACGGTGAGCGAGGTGCTCGCCGCACTCAAGGCGATGCCGTTGACCATGAAGCAGCTGGCACCGGTGCAGCTGTGCACCTGGCTCGGGCTCTTCTGCATGTGGCTCTACTTCCCGGTGGCGGTGGCGCGCAACGTCTTTGGCGCCCCCGATACGTCGTCGCCGCTATACCAGCAGGGGCAGGAGTGGGCGGGGGTCTGTTTCGGCGCCTACTCGGCGGTCTGCTTCCTGTTCGCCTTCTGGTTGCCCGTACTGGCGAAGAAGGTGGGGCGGAAGATGACGCACACGATCTGCCTGTTGTGCGGGGCGGCCGGGCTGATGTCGGTGGCGGTGATCACCAAGCCGGCGCTCTTGCTGCTGTCGATGACGGGGGTGGGGATCGCGTGGGCGAGCACGCTGTCGATGCCGTACGCGATGCTGGCGGGGTCGCTTCCCGAGGGGAAGACCGGGGTGTACATGGGGATCTTCAACTTCTTCATAGTGATCCCGGAGATCGTGGCGGCGTTAGGCTTCGGGTGGGTGATGAACAACCTGCTGGACAACAACCGGATGGCGGCGGTGGTGGCCGGTGGGGCGTTCATGGCGTTGGCGGCGGTGTTGGTGCTGCGGGTGCAGGATCCTGGTGAGCCGGCGTCGTGAGCCGTGGCTGGTGTCGTGCACGGGGCATAGAAAGCATGACACGGAGGTTCACGGAGGGATCACGGAGGGCACGGAGGAGTTCCTTCAGACGGAGTTTCTGTGATGCAGGGTAAGTTCTGGGGCGTTGTGGTAACGGGAGGGGCGTTGCTGCTGGCGGTGTCGTTACCCGCGCAGGGGCCGACGGTGTCGAAGGTCGAGCCACCCAATTGGTGGGCCAACTCGTCGGTCAATCCGGTGCGGGTGCTGGTGCGGGGGACCAACCTCGCCGGAGCTCGCTTCGAGTGCGGGCGATTGACCTGCGGGAACGTGAAGGTCAACGAGCGGGGGACGTATGCCTTCGTCGATGTCGCGATCCCGCGCGATGCCACGGCGGGGAGCTATCCGCTCACGGTGCGCACCGGCGGCGGGAGCGTGGCGGCGCCGTTCTCAATTGCCCCGCGACTGGCGGGGCACGGGCGCTTCCAGGGGTTTGGCACCGAGGACGTGATGTACCTCCTCATGCCCGACCGCTTCGCCAATGGCGACCCCTCCAACGACGACCCGGCCGTGTCGCGCGGGCTGCTCGATCGCAGCAAGGGGCGCTACTACCACGGCGGCGACCTGGCGGGGGTGCGGCAGAAGCTGCCCTACCTCAAGACGTTAGGCGTGACGACCATCTGGATGAACCCGATCTACGACAACAACAACGGGTTGAACCGGAAGGAGACGTACGACAACCAGCCCATCACCGACTACCACGGCTACGGCGCCACCGACTTCTACGCGGTGGACGAGCACATGGGCGACGTGGCGGCGTTCAAGCAGCTCGTCGACGATGCGCACGCGCAGGGGATCAAGGTCGTGCTCGACATGGTGGCCAATCACACGGGGCCCTATCACCCGTGGGTGCAGGACGCGCCGACGCCGACCTGGTTCCACGGGACGGAAGCCAACCACCCGAACAACACGTGGCAGACGTGGACGCTGGCCGACATGTACAGCACGCCGGCGATGCGACAGGCCACGCTCGACGGATGGTTCATCAACATCCTCCCCGACCTCAACCAGGACGATCCCGAGGTCGCGCGCTACATCATCCAGAACACGCTCTGGTGGGTGGGAGTCAGCGGGATGGACGGGATTCGGCAGGATACGTGGCCGTACGTCCCGCGCTGGTACTGGCGCGACTGGATGACGGCGATCAAGAACGAGTACCCGTCGCTGCGCGTCGTTGGGGAGGTCTTTGACGGCGACCCCTCGATGATTGCCTTCTTCGAGGGGGGACGGCAGCAGTGGGACGGCGTCGACGACAAGGTCGACCTGTTGTTCGACTTCCCGATGTACTACGCGATTCGCGGCGCCTTTGCGCGCGGCGAGCCGGTGCGCCAGGTGGCGCAGATGCTGTCGCGCGACCACATCCACCGCGACCCGCAGAACCTCGTGACGTTCCTGGGGCTGCACGACGTGTCGCGCTTCATGCACGAGCCGGGGGCGACTCCGGAGGGGCTCAAGCTCGCCTTCACCTTCCTGTTCACCGCGCGCGGGACGCCGCTCGTCTACTACGGCGACGAGATCGCCATCCCCGGCGGGAACGACCCGGACAACCGGCGCGACTTCCCCGGCGGGTGGAGCAGCGACCCGCGGAACGCCTTCGACGCCGCCGGGCGCAACGCCGCCGAGCAGGACGTGTGGCGGCACGTGCAGAAGGTGGCGCAGATCCGTGCGGCGCGGCAGGAGCTGCGTGGCGGGGCGACGGAGCACCTGTTCGTGAGCGACCAGGTCTACGTCTACCGCCGCGGCGGGACGATCGTGGCGATCAACAACGGGAAGGAGGCGAGCGACGTCACGATCCCGGCGACTGCGCTTCCAGCCGATGCGTTAGGCGTGTGCGCCGCGGGGCGGCCCGTGAACGGGGCGACGGTGGTGCGGGTGCCGGCGCGGGCGAGCTGCATCTTCTAGGCACATGAAGATCGAACACGTCGCCCTCTGGACACATGACATCGACCAGTCGCGCGCGTTCTACCAGGCGTACTTCGAGGCAGAAGCCAACGAACGGTACGAGAGCGCGCGCGTGCGCGGCTTTGCGTCGTACTTCCTGACCTTTCCGGGTGGCGAGACCCGGCTAGAGCTGATGCAACTCCCACAGCTCTCCCCGATGGCGCTGCCGCCGGCGCTGGGGTACGCGCACCTGGCCATCTCGGTGGGGTCGCGCGAGCTGGTGGACGCGCTGGTGGCGCGGGCGCGCGCAGCCGGCGTGACGATCCGGTCGGAGGCACGGATGACAGGCGATGGGTACTATGAGGCGGTGATCGAGGATCCGGATGGGAATCCGGTTGAGGTCACGGCGTGAGGAATTGTCTCACGCGAAGACGCGAAGCCGCGAAGAAGGATTCGAGCTGCGGCGGCGATGATGGTCTTTGGGACGGCTGACCCGGCGAGGGCCAGGAGACGATATGCATCCGATGTACCTGCAGGACGTCGAACTCGGGGCCGGGAGCGGGACGTATCGCGATCGCATCGCGCTGATGCGCGCACAGGGAAGCCGATGCCGCAGATCTGGCATCTCTTCGCCTACAAGCCCGATCGTACCGACTTCCTCGCGCACTTCACGCAGGGCGTGATGCGCGGCCCATCGCCGCTCTCGGCCGGGCTCCGTGAGCTAATTGCCGCGCTCACCTCCAAGCGCAACGACTGCGACTTCTGAATGGGGTCGCACGCCGCGGTCGCGGCGACGCTGCTCGAGGATCAGGCGCTGGTGGATGCGGTCCTCGCCGACTACCGCACCGCGCCGATCGAGGCGAATCGTGGAAGGTGCTCTTCGACTTCCTCGGCACGGTGAATGATCGCTGCGCCGAGGTTGGGCCGCCAGACATCGAGACGGTGAAGGCGGCGGGGTGGAGCGAGGAGGCGATCTACGACGCCATCACGGTCTGCGCGCTCTTCAACTTCTACAACCGGTGGATCGACGCGACCGGGGTGAGCGACATGGGTGCCGAGGCGTACGCGCAGTCCGGGGTGCGCATGAAGGCGCACGGCTACGCACCCCCCGGCCACATCGTGCTCGACAAGTAGGTCGTGCCCCTTGGCGGCTTCGCGGCTTCGCGGCTTCGCGGCTTCGCGTGAGACGCGCTTCCAGGCTCACGCGAAGCCGCGAAGGCGCGAAGTGGTATCTCCGTGCTTTCGGTCGGTCTTCGCGTGGGCTAGTAGGTGCTCGTTGCAGGCTGAAACGTTCGCCAGCTGTGCCAGAACTCCTGGCTTGCCGGAATCGCGCGCAGTGCACCGGCGGTGCCTTGGCCGCTGAGGGCATAGGCGACAGCGCCTGTCACCAGTGAATCGCCGCGCATCGTGAAATGCGTGGTCGAGTCAGGGCGAGCAAAGGCGAAGAACGACGCGTTGTCCCTGGCGAGTGCGAGGACGATGGGCGTCGTGCCGACCGTGGCATTGATGACGCGCTCCTTCCGGAGTCGCTTCCAGTCGAAGGCGACGGCTTGGCCATCGGCCACGATTCCCACCACCCACGACTTCTCGCCCCATGAGGTGGTGTCGGTCCCGGTGAGCGACTTGCGGCTCGTCCCGTTCTCGAACGCGTAGTCCTTGGCGTACTCCTCGGCAAAGGCGGGATCCCCCTGCATAACGAGCGACGCCGGGTGGAGGGCCAGCCACTGGGCGAGGGTGAGCTGCTGCGAGGGGAACTCCTCGAGTGTCGTCCCCTTGCGCGCCCCGGTCACCGCCTCGCCGTTGGCCTGCCGCCACCAGCTCTTCGTCGTCTCGTCCTCGAACATCGCGTTCCAGTGGTCCATCCCGACCAGCCGGAACCGTTCGGCCTTGCCGTCCACCATCGGAGAGAAGACTCGGCCGGTGCGGCAGACGGTGCAGTAGCTCACGAGGACGTCGCGCCCCGCCACCGTGTCGCGCACCTGGTGGTGGTAGCCGATGAACATCAGCGGATACGCGCGGGCCTCGCCCCCCACCTCGATCCCCACGACCAGGCGGTCGAGCTTGACCTTGTTGGTCGCGGCCGGGAGCATGGTGACGACCCCGGGCTGCTTGAACATCTGGTCGGCAGCCATGATGAAGTTGGTCACGTAGGCCACGGCGGCGACCGCGACCAGGCCAGCCGGAGCGAGCCATCGACGCCAGCCCGGGGCGCGCCACGCCGGCAGCGCGCCGACGAGGATCAGCACGCCGAAGAGGGTCCTGACGGGCCAGCGCCATTGGTGGAGCGCGTAGGCGACGTCGATCGAGCGCATGCGCTGAGAGCCTGGCAGCGGCATGATCAACCAGACCGCCAACAGCTCGAAGGTCACGACGCCGAGCACTCCCACCCAGAACAGGACGGGAGACGGGAGACGGGAGGGAGGGCGGTCGTTCGCGGGCGCGAGGACGCTGCGCTCTCGGACTCAATCCGGTATGCCATTGAATCGATTTTACCGCTTGCCGCACACTCGGCGCCACCTAGAATTGCCCTCGGACGCGAGGGGGCACGGGAGCCTCTTCGCCCTCACCTTGGACGGGGCGCATGACGCTGAATCGAAAGCTGCGATACGGGATGATTGGCGGGGGCCCCGGG
Above is a window of Gemmatimonadota bacterium DNA encoding:
- a CDS encoding DUF3179 domain-containing protein; the protein is MPLPGSQRMRSIDVAYALHQWRWPVRTLFGVLILVGALPAWRAPGWRRWLAPAGLVAVAAVAYVTNFIMAADQMFKQPGVVTMLPAATNKVKLDRLVVGIEVGGEARAYPLMFIGYHHQVRDTVAGRDVLVSYCTVCRTGRVFSPMVDGKAERFRLVGMDHWNAMFEDETTKSWWRQANGEAVTGARKGTTLEEFPSQQLTLAQWLALHPASLVMQGDPAFAEEYAKDYAFENGTSRKSLTGTDTTSWGEKSWVVGIVADGQAVAFDWKRLRKERVINATVGTTPIVLALARDNASFFAFARPDSTTHFTMRGDSLVTGAVAYALSGQGTAGALRAIPASQEFWHSWRTFQPATSTY